One window from the genome of Pseudomonas frederiksbergensis encodes:
- a CDS encoding TetR/AcrR family transcriptional regulator, translating into MAPRMKTSERIVQNSLELFNRQGERSVSTNHIAAHMEMSPGNLYYHFPNKQAIIAVLFSEYENLVDSFLRPPQGRLSTVDDKRFYLQELLSAMWRYRFLHRDLEHLLDSDPELAARYRRFSQRCLIHGTAIYEGFVAAGILKMDRVQIESLTLNAWIILTSWVRFLCTTRENSNHLSEQAIKRGVYQVLVLEAGFVTDQAREAVDALFKEFYVPLAQTLEEGQ; encoded by the coding sequence ATGGCCCCACGAATGAAAACCAGCGAGCGCATCGTGCAGAACAGCCTCGAGCTGTTCAATCGGCAGGGCGAGCGCAGCGTTAGTACCAACCATATTGCCGCTCATATGGAGATGTCCCCGGGCAACCTCTATTACCACTTCCCCAACAAGCAGGCGATCATCGCCGTGCTGTTCAGTGAGTACGAAAACCTGGTGGACAGCTTCTTGCGCCCGCCCCAGGGCCGCCTGTCCACGGTGGATGACAAGCGCTTTTACCTGCAGGAATTGCTATCGGCGATGTGGCGCTACCGATTCCTGCATCGGGACCTGGAGCACCTGCTCGACAGTGACCCGGAACTAGCGGCTCGTTATCGACGATTTTCCCAGCGCTGCCTGATTCATGGCACCGCGATCTACGAGGGGTTCGTCGCTGCCGGCATCTTGAAAATGGACCGCGTGCAGATCGAATCACTGACCCTTAACGCATGGATCATCCTCACGTCCTGGGTACGGTTCCTGTGTACGACCCGGGAAAATTCCAACCACCTGAGCGAACAAGCCATCAAGCGTGGCGTGTATCAGGTCTTGGTGCTCGAAGCGGGTTTCGTGACCGACCAGGCCCGTGAAGCGGTGGATGCGTTGTTCAAAGAATTCTACGTCCCCCTGGCCCAGACCCTGGAAGAAGGGCAGTAA
- a CDS encoding sulfurtransferase: MPIAQLISPQALEQRRSRPGLVILDCRFALEDPDYGQRSYAEGHIAGASHADLERDLSGSVVRGVTGRHPLPEPDALIARLRAWGINNDSDVVLYDDGPGAYAARAWWLLAWLGKREGVHILDGGLKAWHAAGLPLSLDPPAIAPGTFNGSPDADLLVDAQALQQRLGQPQMTLLDARALPRFKGEVEPIDPVAGHIPGAQCAAFTDNLGADGRFLPADQLEQRFAGKLGDRSPTGLVAYCGSGVTACHNLFALCLAGYPLGKLYAGSWSEWITDPQRGVAKGE, translated from the coding sequence ATGCCCATCGCGCAACTCATCAGCCCCCAAGCCCTCGAACAGAGGCGATCACGGCCCGGGCTGGTGATTCTTGATTGTCGTTTTGCCCTCGAAGATCCGGACTACGGCCAGCGCAGCTACGCCGAAGGCCATATTGCCGGTGCGTCCCACGCCGACCTTGAGCGCGATCTGAGCGGCTCGGTCGTCAGGGGTGTGACCGGGCGACATCCTCTGCCTGAGCCTGACGCGTTGATTGCGCGCCTGCGGGCCTGGGGGATCAATAACGACAGTGACGTCGTGCTGTATGACGATGGCCCCGGTGCCTACGCCGCGCGGGCCTGGTGGTTGCTGGCCTGGCTGGGCAAGCGTGAGGGCGTCCACATCCTCGACGGCGGGCTCAAGGCCTGGCACGCGGCGGGTTTGCCCCTGAGTCTCGATCCGCCTGCCATCGCGCCCGGCACCTTCAATGGTTCGCCGGACGCGGATTTGCTGGTGGACGCGCAAGCGCTGCAGCAACGCCTCGGCCAACCGCAAATGACCTTGCTGGACGCGCGGGCATTGCCGCGATTCAAGGGGGAAGTCGAGCCGATCGACCCGGTGGCCGGGCATATTCCGGGCGCGCAATGCGCGGCGTTCACCGACAACCTGGGCGCCGATGGACGTTTCCTGCCGGCCGACCAGCTCGAGCAGCGCTTTGCCGGAAAACTCGGTGATCGCTCGCCGACCGGTTTGGTGGCCTATTGCGGCTCCGGCGTAACGGCATGCCATAACCTGTTCGCGCTGTGCCTGGCAGGATATCCGTTGGGCAAGCTATATGCCGGTTCCTGGAGTGAGTGGATCACGGATCCACAGCGGGGCGTGGCGAAGGGCGAGTAA
- a CDS encoding coniferyl aldehyde dehydrogenase: MPADVAYLHESQQHLDELQALFNAQRQAYAAHPMPPAEQRRQWLKALAELLSTERQALIDAISEDFSHRSADETLLAELMPSLHGIHYASRHLKGWMKPSRRKVGVAFQPASAKVVYQPLGVVGVIVPWNYPLFLAIGPLVGALSAGNRVMLKLSESTPATGLLLKQLLARIFPQDLVSVVLGEADVGIAFSRLPFDHLLFTGATSVGKHVMRAAAQNLTPVTLELGGKSPAIVSSDVPLEHAAERIAFGKTLNAGQTCVAPDYVLVPQNRVGAFVEAYREAVRGFYPTLIDNPDYTAVINERQLARLNGYIADATSKGALMIELFEQSQGRRMAHSLLLNVTDEMTVMQDEIFGPLLPIVPYETLDQAFAYINQRPRPLALYYFGYNKTEQNRVLNETHSGGVCLNDTLLHVAQDDMPFGGIGASGMGHYHGHEGFLTFSKAKGVLVKQRFNAAKLIYPPYGKPLQKLIQKLFIR, from the coding sequence ATGCCCGCTGACGTTGCTTACCTGCACGAGTCCCAACAGCACCTGGACGAACTCCAGGCGCTCTTCAACGCCCAGCGCCAGGCCTACGCGGCTCACCCGATGCCGCCGGCCGAGCAGCGACGGCAATGGCTCAAGGCATTGGCCGAATTGTTGAGTACTGAACGGCAGGCCCTGATCGATGCCATCAGCGAGGATTTCAGCCACCGCAGTGCGGACGAAACGTTGTTGGCCGAGCTGATGCCGAGCCTGCACGGTATCCACTACGCCAGCCGGCACCTCAAAGGCTGGATGAAGCCCTCCCGGCGCAAGGTTGGCGTGGCTTTCCAGCCAGCGTCGGCCAAGGTGGTCTACCAGCCGCTGGGGGTGGTCGGGGTCATCGTACCCTGGAACTATCCGCTTTTCCTGGCGATCGGCCCCCTGGTCGGGGCGCTGTCGGCGGGCAACCGGGTGATGCTCAAACTCAGCGAATCGACCCCTGCCACTGGCTTATTGCTCAAGCAATTGCTGGCCCGGATATTTCCCCAGGACCTGGTGTCCGTCGTGCTTGGCGAAGCGGACGTTGGCATCGCATTTTCCAGGCTGCCGTTCGATCACCTGCTGTTCACCGGCGCAACCAGCGTGGGCAAGCACGTGATGCGTGCCGCTGCGCAGAACCTGACACCCGTTACTCTCGAACTGGGCGGAAAATCCCCCGCCATCGTTTCCAGTGACGTCCCGCTTGAACACGCCGCCGAGCGCATCGCCTTCGGCAAGACGCTCAACGCCGGACAGACCTGTGTCGCACCGGATTATGTGCTGGTGCCGCAAAACCGTGTCGGGGCGTTCGTCGAGGCGTATCGCGAGGCCGTGCGCGGGTTTTATCCGACGTTGATCGACAATCCGGACTACACCGCCGTCATCAACGAACGACAACTGGCGCGGCTCAACGGCTACATCGCCGACGCAACCAGCAAGGGGGCGTTGATGATCGAGTTGTTCGAGCAAAGCCAGGGCCGACGCATGGCCCACAGCCTTCTGCTGAACGTCACGGATGAAATGACGGTCATGCAGGACGAAATTTTCGGGCCGCTGCTGCCTATCGTCCCCTATGAAACGCTCGACCAGGCATTTGCCTACATCAATCAGCGACCTCGTCCGCTGGCGCTTTACTATTTCGGCTACAACAAGACGGAACAGAATCGCGTGCTCAACGAAACCCATTCCGGCGGCGTCTGCCTCAACGACACACTGTTGCACGTGGCTCAGGACGATATGCCGTTCGGCGGCATTGGCGCTTCGGGGATGGGGCATTATCACGGACACGAAGGTTTCCTGACCTTCAGCAAAGCCAAGGGCGTGCTGGTCAAGCAGCGGTTCAACGCGGCGAAACTGATCTACCCGCCTTATGGAAAACCGTTGCAGAAACTGATCCAGAAGCTGTTCATCCGCTAA
- a CDS encoding pitrilysin family protein translates to MDFFRSRMLLVFWLAPLIAQADSPPPHEFTLDNGLKVVVREDHRAPLVSSQLWFRVGSADEAPSRSGLSHALEHMVYKGSHKSCAGEAMEILGSLGAQYNAFTGKDVTVHHQTLEPRHLGVAFELMADLMSTAHLRAEDWLPEIAVIQEERREGQDQPGELALERFLSLAHLSSGYRTPTIGWAHDLQRLDIADLRDWYQTRYAPGNAVLVVVGDVTLEQVKRLAQKYFGAVAARPFTMARAPLELDRPGERRLILNVPDASRQLLIAFNVPVLVTAEPPRTVHALRLLQTLLAGSSSARLQSQLQFKTSLFSTLSSQYNWLARGDGLLLIDGHISNAYTGSLDDAEARVWQEIEKLRTHPPAADELERARTQLIAQNIYGQDSIEGQSYYLGALVSNGLPWRSMNDEIADLKKVTPDDIRQAAATYLTRDRLAIAQVHREQTHE, encoded by the coding sequence ATGGACTTTTTCCGCAGCCGGATGCTGCTTGTTTTTTGGCTGGCGCCACTAATCGCCCAGGCCGACTCCCCACCGCCCCACGAATTCACCCTGGACAATGGCCTGAAGGTGGTGGTACGCGAAGATCATCGTGCGCCACTGGTCAGCTCGCAACTCTGGTTCAGAGTGGGTTCGGCCGACGAAGCGCCAAGCCGTTCAGGGCTGTCTCACGCACTGGAACACATGGTCTACAAAGGTAGCCACAAGAGTTGTGCGGGCGAGGCCATGGAAATCCTGGGTTCCCTGGGCGCTCAATACAATGCCTTTACCGGGAAAGATGTCACCGTACATCATCAAACTCTTGAGCCTCGTCACTTGGGCGTCGCGTTCGAACTGATGGCAGACCTCATGTCAACTGCGCACCTGCGCGCCGAAGACTGGTTGCCGGAAATCGCCGTCATCCAGGAAGAACGGCGCGAGGGCCAGGACCAACCTGGGGAGCTGGCCCTGGAACGCTTTCTTAGCCTGGCCCACCTTTCAAGTGGCTACCGCACGCCCACCATCGGCTGGGCACACGACCTGCAGCGACTCGACATCGCTGACTTGCGCGACTGGTATCAAACCCGCTATGCGCCGGGAAATGCCGTGTTGGTCGTGGTTGGCGATGTCACGCTTGAACAGGTCAAGCGGCTGGCACAAAAGTACTTCGGTGCGGTAGCCGCCCGTCCTTTCACCATGGCGCGCGCACCACTGGAGCTGGACCGACCCGGCGAGCGCAGGCTCATCCTTAATGTACCCGACGCCTCTCGGCAATTACTGATTGCGTTCAATGTCCCGGTGCTGGTGACCGCCGAGCCTCCACGAACCGTGCACGCCCTGCGCTTGCTGCAAACGCTACTGGCGGGTTCAAGCAGTGCCCGCCTGCAATCGCAGCTTCAATTCAAGACCTCGCTGTTCTCCACTCTATCTTCCCAGTACAACTGGCTGGCACGTGGCGACGGTCTTTTGTTGATCGACGGCCATATCTCCAATGCCTACACCGGCTCGCTCGATGACGCGGAGGCGCGCGTGTGGCAAGAAATTGAAAAGCTACGAACCCATCCCCCCGCGGCTGATGAACTGGAACGAGCCCGCACGCAACTGATCGCGCAAAACATTTACGGCCAGGACTCGATAGAAGGGCAGAGCTATTACCTCGGCGCCCTGGTAAGCAACGGTCTGCCCTGGCGATCGATGAACGACGAAATTGCCGACCTGAAAAAAGTGACTCCGGATGACATCCGACAAGCCGCCGCGACCTATCTGACCCGCGATCGCCTGGCCATAGCTCAAGTCCACCGGGAGCAAACCCATGAATAA
- a CDS encoding pitrilysin family protein produces the protein MSERKSSRPALIGLALVASVAALAFYLSPTNSSNASQALDQAKSGNKLQSLAELDDKAPSRRQLDVQTWKTADGAKVLFVEARELPMFDLRLTFAAGSSQDGDAPGLALLTNAMLNEGVAGKDVSAIAQGFEGLGADFGNGAYRDMAVASLRSLSATEKREPALKLFAEVVGNPTFPADSFARIKNQMLAGFEYQKQNPGKLAGLELMKRLYGDHPYAHSSDGTEKSIPPITLAQAKAFHAKAYAAGNAVIALVGDLSRAEAEAIASQISAALPKGPALAKTPPPVEPKASISHIEFPSKQTNLMLAQLGIDRDDPDYAAVSLGNQILGGGGFGTRLMTEVREKRGLTYGVYSGFTAMQARGPFMINLQTRAEMSEGTLKLVQDVFADYLKNGPTQKELDDAKRELAGSFPLSTASNADIVGQLGAMGFYDLPLSYLEDFMRQSQELTVEQVKAALNKHLSTDKMVIVTAGPTVPQKPLPAPTDKPAEQPLGVPEH, from the coding sequence ATGAGTGAGCGCAAATCATCGCGCCCGGCGCTGATCGGCCTGGCGCTGGTCGCCTCGGTCGCCGCGCTGGCCTTTTACCTGTCGCCTACGAACAGTTCCAACGCCAGCCAGGCGCTGGACCAGGCCAAGTCAGGCAACAAATTGCAATCGCTGGCCGAACTGGACGATAAGGCGCCGAGCCGGCGCCAGCTCGATGTGCAAACCTGGAAAACCGCCGACGGCGCCAAGGTCCTGTTTGTCGAAGCCCGGGAATTGCCGATGTTCGACCTGCGCCTGACCTTCGCCGCCGGCAGCAGCCAGGACGGCGATGCCCCAGGCCTTGCCCTGCTGACCAATGCCATGCTCAACGAAGGCGTGGCCGGCAAGGACGTCAGCGCCATTGCCCAAGGCTTCGAGGGCCTCGGCGCGGACTTCGGCAACGGCGCCTACCGGGACATGGCGGTGGCCTCGTTGCGCAGCCTCAGCGCGACGGAAAAGCGTGAGCCGGCACTGAAGCTGTTCGCCGAAGTCGTCGGCAACCCGACCTTCCCCGCCGACTCGTTCGCCCGCATCAAGAACCAGATGCTTGCCGGTTTCGAGTACCAGAAACAGAACCCCGGCAAACTGGCGGGCCTGGAGCTTATGAAACGCCTGTATGGGGATCATCCGTACGCCCACTCCAGCGATGGCACCGAAAAGAGCATTCCACCGATAACCCTGGCCCAGGCCAAGGCCTTCCATGCCAAGGCCTATGCCGCCGGCAACGCTGTGATCGCGCTGGTGGGGGACTTGTCCCGCGCCGAAGCCGAAGCGATCGCCAGCCAGATATCCGCCGCGCTGCCCAAAGGCCCGGCGCTGGCGAAAACCCCGCCACCGGTAGAGCCGAAGGCGAGCATCAGCCACATCGAGTTCCCGTCCAAGCAGACCAACCTGATGCTTGCGCAGTTGGGCATCGACCGCGACGATCCGGATTATGCCGCAGTGTCCCTGGGCAACCAGATCCTCGGCGGCGGAGGCTTCGGTACGCGATTGATGACGGAAGTACGGGAAAAACGCGGCCTGACCTATGGCGTTTACTCAGGTTTCACGGCGATGCAAGCTCGCGGTCCGTTCATGATCAATCTGCAAACCCGCGCCGAGATGAGTGAAGGCACGCTCAAGCTGGTGCAGGACGTGTTTGCCGATTACCTCAAGAACGGCCCGACCCAGAAAGAACTCGATGACGCCAAGCGCGAGTTGGCCGGGAGTTTCCCGCTGTCCACCGCCAGTAACGCCGACATCGTTGGCCAGCTTGGCGCCATGGGCTTCTATGATTTGCCGCTGAGCTACCTGGAAGATTTCATGCGCCAGTCCCAGGAACTGACGGTCGAGCAGGTCAAGGCAGCTTTGAACAAACACCTGAGCACCGACAAGATGGTCATCGTCACCGCTGGCCCGACCGTCCCGCAAAAGCCGTTGCCGGCGCCCACTGACAAACCTGCCGAGCAGCCGCTCGGGGTTCCGGAGCACTAA
- the rsmD gene encoding 16S rRNA (guanine(966)-N(2))-methyltransferase RsmD: protein MARSSSSTRKPTHNGVNQLRIIGGEWRSRRLSFPDAPGLRPTPDRVRETLFNWLAPYVAGAKVLDPFAGSGALFLEALSRGAAMGQALDASSLAVSSLKEHLGTLRCTVGQVQTADALRYLDSQPATRFDLVFLDPPFNQNLLPTVCALLEERQWLAEDAWVYTESETAPSTLGLPSNWRLHREQKSGQVFYALWQRSAGTIVPD, encoded by the coding sequence ATGGCCCGTTCATCGAGTTCCACCCGCAAACCCACGCACAACGGTGTGAACCAACTTCGCATCATTGGCGGTGAATGGCGCAGCCGACGCTTGAGCTTCCCGGATGCCCCAGGACTGCGGCCGACACCGGACCGGGTGCGCGAAACCCTGTTCAACTGGCTCGCACCCTACGTCGCGGGCGCCAAGGTGCTCGACCCGTTTGCCGGCAGCGGCGCGTTGTTTCTCGAAGCGCTGTCCCGTGGTGCCGCCATGGGCCAGGCGCTGGACGCCAGCAGCCTGGCGGTTTCCAGCCTGAAGGAACACCTCGGCACCCTGCGCTGCACCGTCGGCCAGGTGCAGACGGCCGACGCGCTGCGTTACCTCGACAGCCAACCGGCGACCCGCTTCGACCTCGTGTTCCTCGACCCGCCGTTCAATCAAAACCTGCTGCCGACAGTCTGCGCCTTGCTCGAGGAACGTCAGTGGCTGGCCGAGGATGCCTGGGTCTACACTGAAAGCGAGACCGCCCCGTCCACCCTGGGACTGCCGAGCAATTGGCGCCTGCATCGCGAGCAGAAATCCGGACAGGTCTTCTATGCACTTTGGCAGCGTAGTGCTGGGACCATCGTCCCGGACTGA
- a CDS encoding GMC family oxidoreductase, whose product MPLPDPFREGLARGWTTYNGAQLTQDLVLEADVAIIGSGAGGGTTAEILSAAGYKVLLIEEGPLKTSHDFTLREDEAYTSLYQEGLGRMSKDGAITILQGRAVGGTTLINWTSSFRTPPQTLEHWATEHNVKGHSPAEMAPWFERMEQRLGVAPWMIPPNANNDVVRKGCEQLGYAWHVIPRNVRGCWNLGYCGMGCPTNAKQSMLVTTIPATLDKGGTLLYLARAERLVIKDDKVIGLDCLAMDERCVAPTGRRIKIKARHYVLAGGGINSPALLLRSAAPDPHQRLGKRTFLHLVNMSAGQFDDVINPFYGAPQSIYSDHFQWQDGVTGKMSYKLEVPPLHPALAATLLGGFGPENAMHMAQLPHTHAMLALLRDGFHPDSPGGSVELRSDGTPVLDYQVSPYAWDGLRRAFHSMAEIQFAGGARAVMPMHSDARYVQTLAEARAMIDGLELSLYRTRLGSAHVMGGCAMGEDPETAVADSLGRHHQLGNLSIHDGSLFPTSIGANPQLSVYALTAQLATSLVERLGKP is encoded by the coding sequence ATGCCCTTACCCGACCCGTTCCGCGAAGGCCTCGCCCGTGGCTGGACTACCTACAACGGCGCGCAACTGACCCAGGACCTCGTGTTGGAGGCGGACGTGGCGATCATCGGCAGCGGCGCCGGCGGCGGCACCACGGCGGAAATTCTCAGCGCTGCTGGCTACAAGGTATTGCTCATCGAGGAAGGGCCGCTCAAAACCAGCCACGACTTCACGCTGCGCGAGGACGAGGCCTACACCAGCCTGTACCAGGAAGGCCTCGGGCGCATGAGCAAGGACGGCGCCATCACCATTCTCCAGGGACGCGCTGTCGGTGGCACGACGTTGATCAACTGGACTTCAAGCTTCCGCACACCGCCGCAGACCCTCGAACATTGGGCGACCGAGCACAACGTCAAGGGCCACAGTCCCGCCGAGATGGCGCCCTGGTTCGAACGCATGGAACAACGCCTCGGGGTGGCGCCCTGGATGATTCCACCCAACGCCAACAACGACGTGGTCCGCAAAGGCTGCGAACAACTGGGCTACGCCTGGCACGTCATTCCCCGCAACGTGCGGGGCTGTTGGAACCTGGGTTATTGCGGCATGGGCTGCCCGACCAACGCCAAGCAGTCGATGCTCGTCACCACCATACCCGCCACCTTGGACAAGGGCGGGACGTTGCTTTACCTGGCGCGGGCCGAACGTCTGGTCATCAAGGATGACAAGGTCATCGGCTTGGATTGCCTGGCCATGGATGAGCGTTGCGTGGCACCAACCGGGCGGCGCATCAAGATCAAGGCGCGGCACTACGTATTGGCTGGGGGCGGTATCAACAGCCCTGCCCTGTTGCTGCGCTCCGCGGCACCGGACCCGCACCAACGCTTGGGCAAGCGCACGTTCCTGCACCTGGTAAACATGTCGGCCGGCCAGTTCGACGACGTAATCAACCCGTTCTACGGCGCACCGCAGTCGATTTACTCGGACCATTTCCAATGGCAGGACGGTGTCACCGGCAAGATGTCCTACAAGCTGGAGGTGCCGCCGCTGCATCCGGCACTCGCCGCCACGCTATTGGGTGGCTTCGGCCCAGAGAACGCCATGCACATGGCGCAGCTGCCCCATACCCATGCCATGCTGGCGTTGCTGCGCGACGGTTTTCACCCCGATAGCCCGGGCGGCAGCGTTGAGTTGCGCAGCGATGGCACGCCGGTGCTCGACTATCAGGTTTCGCCCTACGCCTGGGATGGCCTGCGCCGGGCCTTCCACAGCATGGCCGAGATTCAGTTCGCCGGCGGGGCCCGGGCCGTCATGCCGATGCACAGCGATGCCCGTTATGTGCAAACCCTGGCCGAGGCCCGCGCGATGATCGACGGGCTCGAGCTTTCCCTCTACCGCACACGCCTGGGCAGCGCCCATGTCATGGGCGGCTGCGCCATGGGTGAAGACCCGGAGACTGCGGTGGCCGATAGTCTCGGCCGCCATCATCAACTGGGCAATCTTTCCATCCACGACGGCTCGCTGTTCCCCACCAGCATCGGCGCGAACCCACAGTTGTCGGTGTATGCATTGACGGCACAATTGGCGACATCCCTGGTCGAACGCCTGGGAAAACCTTGA
- a CDS encoding pitrilysin family protein, which translates to MNKPAHVGCHALLVIALLGCCAQALADTVSHSSNVRLQSLLEPDIVAPQPRALTVKGWKTTAGSKVLFIRTTAAPMFDVHVSFEAGSARSNIPGLAGATYNMLSEGVPGMESHQAIIGTFQSLGARLSMDIGLHRSEFSLRSLSEVEKRAPALRLFSQMLGSPLLSDDALVRAKNEAKDILLRGIQNPTSFAFQTLKEQLAPERPYAQPTFGTNEALESLTRQAVQDFHRQAYSAPTAQITLVGDLTLEQAQLISQQISSALPGSRHAVAGPNSSSSAGTPKNSHIERELQQTQLLLAQSTVPRKHADYLALDAANMIFENRLMTELREKRGLVYGTEILQWDWADGALAVISLRTSPHFSQGTQTLLRSMFTDYLRDGPTQQEVDQLKRRMKSSIAHDTANNSQILDQLIKINRYDLPLDLDHTVQQMQKLTPKQIKDALNRHLEADGWHVLTVGPTAEQQPLPAPVSPSADPLQQDICRATQTFMAI; encoded by the coding sequence ATGAATAAACCAGCTCACGTAGGTTGTCATGCGTTGTTGGTCATCGCACTGTTGGGTTGTTGCGCACAGGCTTTGGCCGATACCGTTTCTCATAGCTCCAATGTGCGTCTGCAATCACTTCTTGAGCCAGACATTGTCGCACCCCAGCCGCGCGCCCTGACCGTCAAGGGTTGGAAAACAACGGCAGGCAGCAAGGTCTTGTTCATCCGTACGACGGCAGCGCCGATGTTCGATGTCCATGTCAGCTTCGAGGCGGGAAGCGCCCGCAGCAATATCCCTGGCCTCGCCGGCGCAACCTACAACATGCTCAGCGAAGGCGTGCCAGGTATGGAAAGCCATCAAGCAATCATCGGCACCTTCCAGAGTCTGGGGGCGAGGCTCAGCATGGATATAGGTCTGCACCGCAGCGAATTTTCCTTGCGCAGCTTGAGCGAAGTGGAAAAGCGCGCTCCAGCCCTGCGGCTGTTTTCGCAAATGTTGGGCAGTCCTCTCCTTAGTGACGACGCATTGGTAAGGGCAAAAAACGAGGCGAAAGACATACTGCTGCGTGGCATACAGAACCCGACGAGCTTCGCGTTCCAAACCCTCAAGGAACAACTGGCCCCCGAACGTCCCTATGCTCAACCGACGTTCGGCACAAACGAGGCGTTGGAATCCCTAACGCGCCAAGCGGTACAGGACTTCCATCGGCAAGCCTACTCGGCTCCAACGGCGCAGATCACCTTGGTCGGCGACCTCACGCTCGAACAGGCGCAACTGATCAGCCAGCAGATCAGCAGCGCCTTGCCCGGCAGCCGCCACGCCGTCGCCGGTCCCAACAGCTCCTCCTCGGCTGGCACGCCAAAAAACAGCCATATAGAACGGGAGCTGCAACAAACCCAACTTTTGCTCGCCCAGTCCACCGTGCCGCGCAAGCATGCCGACTACCTTGCGCTGGACGCAGCAAATATGATTTTCGAAAACCGATTGATGACGGAGCTGAGGGAAAAACGCGGCCTGGTGTATGGCACCGAGATTCTGCAGTGGGACTGGGCCGATGGCGCCCTGGCTGTCATCTCGCTTCGGACCAGTCCACACTTCAGCCAGGGCACTCAGACGTTGCTGCGTTCAATGTTCACCGACTATCTGCGCGACGGACCAACGCAACAGGAAGTTGACCAACTGAAACGCCGGATGAAGAGTTCGATTGCTCATGACACCGCCAACAATTCACAGATTCTCGATCAGTTGATCAAGATAAACCGATATGACCTGCCGCTGGATCTGGACCACACCGTCCAACAAATGCAGAAACTGACCCCCAAGCAAATAAAGGACGCACTGAATCGGCACCTTGAAGCCGATGGCTGGCACGTTCTGACGGTGGGCCCCACGGCTGAGCAGCAACCTTTGCCTGCGCCAGTGTCGCCGTCGGCCGATCCGCTCCAACAGGACATATGTCGCGCCACGCAGACCTTTATGGCAATTTAA
- a CDS encoding hydrolase, whose translation MSSQQFTPAFGLANPHLQTLWGPLWRKSYPLNRERERLWLEDGDFLDLDWYGPHSADAPLVLVLHGLTGSSSSPYVTGLQRALDDQGWASVALNWRGCSGEPNLLPRSYHSGVSEDLAATLTHLRSRRPLAPLFAVGYSLGGNVLLKHLGETGNDSQLQGAVAVSVPFRLDQCADRIGQGFSRFYQAHFMREMVAYVRNKQRQFQHDGRHEGLAALAALGSLDNMRTFWDFDGRVTAPLHGFSDAADYYRRASSRYFMAGVKTPTLLIQAADDPFVFPHSLPEPDELSASTRLELHTRGGHVGFVDGTLRRPGYYLERRIPKWLASLGHG comes from the coding sequence ATGTCCAGCCAGCAATTTACACCGGCCTTTGGCCTGGCCAATCCACACCTGCAAACCTTGTGGGGGCCATTATGGCGAAAATCCTACCCCCTCAACCGTGAACGAGAGCGGCTGTGGCTGGAAGATGGCGACTTCCTCGATCTCGACTGGTACGGGCCCCATAGTGCCGACGCGCCGTTGGTGCTGGTGCTTCACGGGCTGACCGGTTCTTCCAGCTCGCCCTACGTGACGGGCTTGCAACGAGCACTCGACGACCAAGGCTGGGCCAGTGTCGCGCTGAACTGGCGCGGGTGCTCGGGGGAGCCGAACCTGCTGCCCCGCAGCTATCATTCAGGCGTCAGCGAAGACTTGGCAGCCACCCTGACCCACCTGCGGAGCCGACGACCATTGGCCCCCCTGTTTGCAGTGGGCTATTCCCTCGGCGGCAACGTCTTGCTCAAGCACTTGGGCGAGACCGGCAACGACAGCCAACTGCAGGGCGCGGTGGCCGTTTCAGTGCCGTTTCGCCTGGACCAGTGCGCCGACCGTATCGGACAGGGGTTTTCCCGGTTCTACCAAGCGCACTTCATGCGCGAGATGGTGGCCTACGTACGCAACAAACAACGCCAGTTCCAGCATGACGGACGCCACGAAGGGCTTGCGGCCCTGGCCGCGCTGGGCTCGCTGGACAACATGCGCACGTTCTGGGATTTCGATGGGCGAGTCACTGCGCCGCTGCACGGGTTTTCGGACGCGGCGGACTATTATCGACGCGCCTCCAGCCGCTATTTCATGGCGGGGGTCAAAACACCGACCTTGCTTATCCAGGCAGCCGACGATCCGTTCGTATTTCCCCACAGCTTGCCCGAGCCCGATGAGCTATCTGCGTCGACCCGGCTCGAACTGCATACCCGGGGCGGACACGTCGGGTTCGTCGACGGGACGTTGCGGCGCCCCGGCTACTATCTGGAAAGGCGCATCCCCAAATGGCTGGCGAGCCTGGGACACGGTTGA